TGTTGATCCACTCGGAGAACCAGGTCTCCTTCCTGGAAGGCACGTCCTTTGATGTGTCTATCGTGGTAGCAGCACAGGTCTTGTTGATATAATGTTGATCTTATAAGCGCAAGCTCACTTTCTTCCTCCAAAAGGTCTAAGCCATCCTGCCTTGCTTCCTCGGCTTCAGCTTCCGAGTAAAGATCCACTCGGGGGGAGTTATGGAGCAGATCACTCGGCAAGACCGCTTCTGacccgtacaccataaaaaatggGGTGCGGTTCCTGGATCTATTTGGGGTCGTGCGCAGGCCCCAGAGGACCGACGGCAGCTCGGTCACCCAGGCTCCTGCCGCATGGGTCAGATCACGCATGAGTCGAGGCTTCAATCCTTGAAGTATGAGTGCATTTGCCCTCTCGGCTTGCCCATTTGACTACGGGTGCGCCACGGAGGCGTAATCGACCCGAGTGCCCTGGGTGTAACAAAACCCGTGGAACTTGTCTGAGTCGAAATTCGacccattgtcggtgatgatgttgtgcgggaCTCCGAATCGGAAGATAATCTCCTTGATGAACTGAATCGCAATAGCTGAGTCCAGCTTTTTTATGGGTTTAGCCTCGATCCATtgagtgaatttgtccactgctaCCAATAGGTGAGTGAAGCCACTCGCCCCGGTCCGGAGAGGGCCgaccatgtcgagtccccagacaGCGAATGGCCAAGTGACGGGGATAGTCTTCAGGGCGGACGCCGGCTTGTGCGACTGGTTTGCATAGAACTGGCACCCGACGCATTGATCCACTATGTCTCGGGCGGCCTCATTGGCTCGGAGCCAATGGAATCCGGCTCTGAATGCTTTGGCGACCaaggtccgagaggacgcatgatGCCCGCATGTTCCCGAGTGAATCTCTTGCAGTATTTGTTGCCCTTCCTCCGGGGATATGCACCGCAGAGTGACTCCAGTCGTACCTTTTTTGTACAGTAGATCTCCCATGACTGTGAATGCTTTGGATCGATGGACGACCTGTCGAGCTTCATCCTCATCTTCTGGGAGTTCCTGCCTGAGCAGGTACGCCAGGTATGGCTCAGTCCACTCGAGAGTGATGACCAGGATCTCTTGAACCAAATCAATTATTGCAGGAACGTCTACTTCAGTCGGATTGGAAGGACCGACTGGTTGCGGGGGCTCCTCCACAAAAGGGTCTTCCTTGATTGTGGGAGAGTGCAAGTGTTCGAGAAACACATTCTTGGGCATCGCCTTCCGAGTGGAGCCCATCTTGGCCAAGTCGTCAGCTTCTTGGTTCTTGATTCGTGGCACATGATGGAGCTCCAGCCCTTCAAAGTGTTTTCCTAATTTTCTGACGGCGTTGCAGTAGCTAGTCATTGCCGGACTACGGATGTCCCATTCCTTCATGACTTGATTCAGCACTAGGTCCGAGTCGCCATAGATCATCAGTCGGCGAATCCCCAGAGAGATTGCCATTCGCAACCCATATAGGAGAGCTTCGTATTCAGCTTCGTTGTTGGAGGAGTCGAAGTGAATCTGAAGAACGTAACTGAGTTGATCGCCTTTAGGGCACACCAAGACCACTCCGGCCCCGGAGCCGTTAAGCATCTTGGAGCCGTCGAAGAACATCCACCAGTGTTCGGGAACACTCGGGACAGGCTGTTCTTGCTCAATCCATTCGAACAGGAAATCTACCAgggcttgcgacttgatggcctTCTTGGCTTCAAACCTGATGTCCAGCGGGAgtagctcaatggcccacttggccactcgGCCAGTGGCATCTCTATTGTTCATGATCCTTGATAGAGGAGCGTCACTTATCACCGTGACCAAGTGTTCTTGAAAATAATGTGGCACCTTCTTTGCAGTTAGATAAATTCCTTATACtagcttctgataatgcggataCCTTTGCTTCGAAGGCGTGAGGACTTCAGAGATGTAGTAGACTGGTCGCTGGAGCTTGAAGGCTTTGCCTTGTTCTTTCCGTTCCACCGTGAGGACCGTGCTGACAACTTGGCTCGTGGCCGCGATGTATAAGAGCAAAGGCTCCTTGCTGCCCGGAGCAGCTAGCACCGGCtaggtggaaagcagggctttaaGTTCCTGGAACGCAGTCTGCGCTTCGGGAGTCCACTCGAACCtgtcagacttcttcatcaaTCGGTAAAGCGGCAGGGCCTTTTCACCGAGTCATGAGATGAAACTACTCAGGGCCGCCAGGCAGCCTGTGAGGCGCTGCATGTCGCGTAGACGTTTTGGTTGCTTCATTCGGACGATAGCCCCTATCTCTTCGGGATTGGCATCGATCCCTCATTTGGAAAcaaggaaaccgagtaacttgcTTGTTGGTACGCCAAATGTAACTTAGTTGGATTAAGCTTGATGCCGAAAGCGCGTAAGTTCGCAAAATTCTCAGCGAGGTCGGCCAGGAGGTCGGAACCTTTCCTAGACTAAACCACGATGTTGTCCATATAAGCTTCTACATTCCGACTGATCTGCTTTCGTAAGCACTTCTGGATCATGCGCTGGAATGTGGCACCAGCATTTTTCAAACCAAATGGCATCGTGATATAGCAGAAACACCCAaatggggtgatgaacgctgtTTTTATTTCATCAGGTCCGTACAATcggatctggtggtaccctgagtacgcatccagaAACGACAACTGCTCACACCTGGCAGTAGAATCTACTATCTGATCTATGCGAGGgagagggaaatgatctttcggACAAGCCTGATTGATATACCTAAAATCTACGCACATTCGGAGAGACTTGTCTTTCTTTGGCACCAAGacgacattggcgagccactcggagtggtatacCTCTCGGATGAATTCGGCGGCTAAGAGCCACGCTATCTCCTCGCTAATCGCCTTGCACTTCTCGGTGGAGGATCTCCGAAGATGCTCTATGACAGGCTTCATCGCCGAGTCGACACGGAGTCTGTGCTCGGCCAgttccctgggaacaccgggcaTGTCGGAAggttccatgcgaagatgtcccataTCTCATGGAGGAATTGGACAAGCTCAACTTCTTATTTGCTCTCAAGGGTGGTGGAGATGTTGGTCGGAGCAGCGTTTGGATCTTCGGGGTGGATGTGCACTGGCTTCGTCTCTCCTGCCGACTAGAAAGCGGATTCCACAATTGGCTTCTTGGACTTCAAAAGTTTGCTTGGATCTGCCGCCTTCTTGTTTCGTCCAGCTCGGCCATCGCCGTTGCTACTTCTTCAGCTTGCgatggtttttcccttgaagagggaagggtgatgcagcaaagtagagataagtatttccctcagtttgagaaccaaggtatcaatacagtaggagacaacgcacaagtcatcgaatacctgcacaaacaatcaaacaaacttgcacccaacgcgataaagggttgtcaatcccttcacggttactcgcaaaagtgagatctgatagagatagataaacggtaaagtagatatttttggtatttttggtttatagatcggaaagtaaaagattgcaaaatagtagatcggaaacttatatgatggaaaatagacccgggggccataggtttcactagaggcttctctcaagatagaaaatattacgatgggtgaacaaattactgccgagcaattgatagaaaagcgcaaagttatgacgatatctaaggcaatgatcatgaatataggcatcacgtccgtgtcaagtagaccgaaacgattctgcatctactactattactccacacatcgaccgctatccagcatgcatctagagtattaagttcataaagcacggagtaacgcattaagcaagatgacatgatgtagaggaattaactcaagcaatatgatggaaaccccatgtttttatcctcgatggcaagaatacaatacgtgcgttgctgcccctactgtcactaggaaaggacactgcaagattgaacccaaagctaagcacttctcccattgcaagaaaaaccaatctagttggccaaaccaaaccgatagttcgaagagaattgcaaagatatcaaatcatgcataaaagaa
The sequence above is a segment of the Aegilops tauschii subsp. strangulata cultivar AL8/78 chromosome 6, Aet v6.0, whole genome shotgun sequence genome. Coding sequences within it:
- the LOC109778220 gene encoding uncharacterized protein, which encodes MNNRDATGRVAKWAIELLPLDIRFEAKKAIKSQALVDFLFEWIEQEQPVPSVPEHWWMFFDGSKMLNGSGAGVVLVCPKGDQLSYVLQIHFDSSNNEAEYEALLYGLRMAISLGIRRLMIYGDSDLVLNQVMKEWDIRSPAMTSYCNAVRKLGKHFEGLELHHVPRIKNQEADDLAKMGSTRKAMPKNVFLEHLHSPTIKEDPFVEEPPQPVGPSNPTEVDVPAIIDLVQEILVITLEWTEPYLAYLLRQELPEDEDEARQVVHRSKAFTVMGDLLYKKGTTGVTLRCISPEEGQQILQEIHSGTCGHHASSRTLVAKAFRAGFHWLRANEAARDIVDQCVGCQFYANQSHKPASALKTIPVTWPFAVWGLDMVGPLRTGASGFTHLLVAVDKFTQWIEAKPIKKLDSAIAIQFIKEIIFRFGVPHNIITDNGSNFDSDKFHGFCYTQGTRVDYASVAHP